The Silene latifolia isolate original U9 population chromosome 4, ASM4854445v1, whole genome shotgun sequence region agctgctttcttctccatcataaacagcttgccactggtcttctgtccacctctcTGGACAGTACTAGGTgaggtagacggcttagcagccgacccctggttgttgttgttcgtcgccggtctctggtatgaattaccgccattgcagtTAGCCCCACCGTtattgttactctgaccaccccggttgttccacgacccagctggcctgttactagcatagctctACGAAAGACCCTGAGAAAAACTCCCCTGTGAcagtctctggaaacccccactcatagcactagtgcactcatgcctcttgtggcccataccgccacagttaaaacaagtcataccccagctgctactaccactcccacgaccacgcctaaaggaagccccagcactaaacccctaACCCGATGAATATGCCCTTGCCTGGTTGTGGCCACCCTTCTTGTAACTGGATTGACCACCTCcctcactctcagctttcctcttctcagagCCTCTCTTTTTAgtcatctcaactaacctctcagccctcccagcacgCTCATAGACCTCCTTCACATCAGTAAGAGCTCCCACCGGTAACTTttccataatcttgggggtcaaccccttctcaaacctcaatgccaagttctcttggctcagtCCCATGTCCTCGGCGTACCTtgatttctcattaaacttatggtAGTATTCAGCAACGGTCATCTCAGaggtcatcttaaaatcatcaaactcttccctcagcttactacgcacatgttcAGGCATAAACTCACGCCTCATCGCTTtcttgaactcatcccaaggaATCGCAGGTAACCCCTGTTTCTGATATATTTCCAAAGCACTCacctttaccttgtcccaccactaaCCAGCTGCATCCCTCAAGTAGAAAGCAGCATGTTCCACTCGAAGCTCATCTGGGCAATGAACCAGAttgagtatattctccatctctctgtgccaattatccagtaATATTGGCGCCCCTGTCCCCTTATACTCCTTAGGGTTGAACCTCGATATGTGAATGTTGATCTTGGAAGGATCAACATCTCTATCCTTTCCCACCCTTTTCAAGCCTCTgtgagagcatcctggtgctccaacatctttaatATGTCATCAACggtcatactctcagctctagcatacaacgcggttctctttggcggcatcttgtaactatataagagaaaggtaaacataaacacacatcccacatctcaaacacgcatacgacctgtatagaacctactcgatcgagccccttaacccactcgatcgagttgaggtcactcgatcgagttgccccctccactcgatcgagtgcctcgactccataACCTGACCAGAAGGCTCccaaaaacgtactcgatcgagctgactacccactcgatcgagccgaccctactcgatcgagtgccaccacctactcgatcgagcgcccaaaaACTTACTTATGCCCAGAAAACGAAAaactagctactcgatcgagtcacacccactcgatccagcctctcacctactcgatcgagtgccccccactcgatcgagtcatgcagactcgtatacactacccgcatgttcaactcacactcccaactttctatactcttagtaaaacgacaacaacaacagaTGTACTTACGCATCaatttatatatatcaacaaaacACTTTTCATAAATCtaacatgccacattataaatcaaacatcatgctttcaatcaatccACATACGACTCATGTCATCATCATCCTTCAATTCATAtctcccatcctccacatgcatacatccaccgattcacacCACATACTACTATATAGATAAGTAAATCACAAGaataacacataacgatcccgacacataccccatgtgaccggttcaaaattgtagggcgagttcgcgactttagggcgtctcccaagccttttgcattagctcctacaacttctaccccgggttcattttagtttgactctctatgttcattaggttcattggttacaggtttcaggatcgtcgctttgataccactttgtgacaccccgaactccaagtgccttaccaggaccacttaatgTATGAGAACGTCACTATCTCTtttacccgaggtaatgataatcaaatgacaatgaaggaACATATTTaattaacaatatagtttaaaatgATTACATGTCCAAAAGCCAAAACTGCTAAAAGTGAAATACAATGTTCTCAAATCCAAAAGTGCTAAACAACTAGTccaaaacagcggaagactctaaggctgcatcgtggtgactcatcccagctgaGCCAAGCGTATCTCCTCATACCTGCTCTATCTCcccatacctgctcaacaactacttaccacccccgaatggatcaccacagtttttaaacaattaacggggtcagtactaattacacaaaaacaatgccacaacgaaacaagtacacaaacaagTTCAAAAAGCATTTCAAAGACAACCCCggtctccatctccatctccacacaaccgactacacactaaagtgtgtagccccgctgaGTACCCATCGCAATGTACTCCTCGCCGTGATGGGggacgcggccgttcccacctaaccCCCGCTCATCTccttcgagcgataaacccaagttcattaatgtgcacatccctcctgtggcgggttccacagaaggtgaattaagggcgtgaagccactcccgcaagtgactccactcagccagggacgcaccccgaagatcacagacagatacaaaccaatcaacagtagAAAATCCACAACCAACCGGATCAACCAACATTATACGTAACCAAtagtcacaacaacaatcaccacacaatcatgtaactaataatgagtagggaaaccctacctggaaatgcaaACACCgacagacgatcaagcagctaagccagaatctctcctcaacgaatctctcctcctatacatacatacatataatcACAACCACATTCACATAAACCACCAAAacctccaaatcacccaattagggtttaaccaactttaacaaaacaatataaaaattatatgtaaagcttacccttgacTCAAGGATCATAAAGGtgtaaagaacgacgaaatccgacactcctaacttcgggatttgctaataatgcggcgaggatgaaaGAACGTAACTCTTAATCGTCTCTTGAAAGTTTTTAGGTTGaaaaagtgttttaggaaaaagTGACGGAAGTCTTATATaccaatccgcattattaacaaacccgtcgaaAATCACCCgtcaaccgacttactcgatcgagtaagtggcttactcgatcgagtgacccttactcgatcaagtgccaagcttactcgatcgagtacccatcagacagactactgttttgcgtaaaaccatacttactcgatagagtaccctaagacccataaaaccgtagtattacaacccCGACCAATAAGacgaccaccaacaaccaccccttCAACTATCCAAAATCCCAAATTCCtaaattccaaaccctaattgtaaaaatccttctttttacaataaaaaaaagCATTCATTCAATCAATTAAAAGGCGTGTATTAATAAATTTGTTAATAGAACGGCGAAATTACTTCTGATATGTGCGAATTAAGATTCATAATTCGTTAACTTATTAGCAATTTGGTTGGGGTTGGGAGGAAGAGAAGAGAGAATTTTTTTAAGTTGTTTTTTTTAACAAAGGGTAAATTCGGAATAAGGTGACAAAATGTGTGGGATTAAGTAAAAtcatgtgcgggatttagcaaataCGAAAAAAAATGATTAATGACAAATGGCTAGCCAAAGAAAACTAAAAACAATcactatattttatattttaattaagttaatagtatattagtaatattagtatCACTAGTTTGGTCATAATCAATTAGTACCATTTAAAATTGTTTCCTTGTAGATCTGCTTTTGATTTATCCTTATCTCCCAAGAAATGTCCTTTTGCGTTGGCAACCTAATTTAACTTTACCttattattttttattctttttttttttgttgattattAGTATTTTTTTTTAGTGCACCAACCATTTAACTTCACCAAAACGCACATTACCTCTTTATTTTATTCAccaaataataaattattattggcTGCTTGATTTATTAATTTATAGTCATCAAATATGCAATAATTAATCtctttccttttattttattattattcccATTTTAGACAATTATTTTTTCAAGTAAACATTTAATAATAATGTCTTTTAAGATGATCAATAATTATAAAACCCAATTTACCTCACCTAATATTACACCTAATTTCCCCAAAATTCCTCTCAACCCTCTTACAAAATACTCAAAAACATTAATTTCCAttttccaaaaatcaaaataaaaataaaaataaaattcataccaaaaatttgagaaaatgtttTTTCATTTACAAAGATTTGAGCTTTCTCACTTCACAAGCTTAGCTTCTActcaaatcaatcattaaattactTAATTTTTCCTTAATTTTCTCTTAATTACATCACTTACAtttatcatcattttttttttattctataCAAAATGAACAAAATTCCACCAAATTAAATAGctttcattcttcaaaatttgATGGGTTGATTTTAAAAAATTTCATATTTATTTCCCCTTAATTCACTctatttttcaaataaatttcACACTTCGATAATTATAaaaataatttatatttattgctACAAAATAGCAAAAAAATGGAAGCAATAAAAGGAGTAAGTAGTGGAGTAACAGTGGTAGGATCGGATGCACCTACAGACTACCATATTGCTCCAAGGTCCGACTTTACCGGAGCTCCGGCAGTCGGATCCGCCGGAGCTCCGGCGACCGAAGCAAACACTTTAATGGGTTCGAAGAAGAAGAGAGGTAGGCCCAGAAAATATGGGCCTGATGGGCCTCTGACTTTGGCCCTTTCCCCTAAGCCCATTTCTGTCTCCGGCCCCGCCGCCGTTATCGATTTCTCCTCTGAGAAACGGCCCAAGATAAAGCCTGTTGCCGCCGCCGCACCGCCGCCGGTGGTTAAGCAGCATCAGCCTAAGATTGAGGCTGAGAATATTGGTGTGTGTTGTTTAACTTTATGTTGAATATGAtcttgttttgtgttttttggtTGTGTTTTGGTGGTGCATGAACTTAGTTAAGGTGATTTTTTGTGTGTATGTTTAGTTAGGAAGTGGGTTGTTGTGTCACATGTATTTTTGTGTTAGATCTGTTTAGGTAGTTGTGCTAATAAAGTTGACTAATTATGAAGATGTTTTAATTTAGTGGTTAAGGTTGAGTCCTGATTCCCTACCCCTAACATTAAGAACTTGCTTGGATTGAAGGTAAAATGGAAGAAATGAATAGGGAGTCATATGTAAGGTGTATTTTCCATATTTGGTATGCGAGTAATTATTCACCTCTCGAATCTATTACCCTCATAaaggggtaatacattacccaccccgGGATTATGATTATGGGAGTAAAACATCTTTTCATTAATCATTACTTTTATATGGAATTCATCACCCAAGTAATTAACTTCCCCGGTAATTATCACCCGATTAAAATTTACCTCCGATTATTCCATGGATTTCAGATAAACCCTAGCAAATATTTATTTGAGACGGTTTACTCATGAGACTAACCCAATAACTTTTACGATGATTTCTGTCATTTAAGATCGTCTCATACAAATACTCCGACGTAGGAAGTTTTGTGGGGTTGGTTGATGACTCAAAAGAGTGTAAAGTGGGCCAAAATAATAGGCAAGGTTCTGAAAGAAAAGTTTGAGTTGTCTGAGGTAGGAATCTTCCAGAAGGGTCTATTTATTTTTTGGAGTTGTGTGAAGgaacttttgtattatgtttggGCATTAATCTTTGCTTTGTGACGGATTTAATCCGTCACACAGTTTTACGACCTCTCACATTTTGTGAGAGGGGGACAACAAGGCAAGACTTTACGTGTCTTCCCACTCACTTcttaatgggtattttgtgagaggaaacggtatccgtcacaagcttgtgacgaatatcgcccgtcttcaatgagattttgtgatgttTGGGAGGGTCAGAGAATTAATAGGGAGGTTTGCTTGTAATGATTGGTTTGATATAAAGTCTACTGCTGCAAGTGCCAATGCAAAGCTTATACTTGGTCTATATGGCttgcgtgtttttttttttttttgggtctaAAGGGAGCCACAAGGACAATTTTAGTGTTGACGTGATTTAAACCTAGGTCATGAGCACCACCTCTCATAACTTTATCAGCTAAGCTAATTAACATCTATATATGACATGTGTATATCAATATGTCCACTTGTTTGACACGGAGTATTAAAAGGTAGCTTTCAAAGGGTTGTGTGCAAATAAATGTAGACCTTTTCATCAATTCATGTGATTTAAAAGGTTTCTTTTGGGATTGTACTATAGAGGATATGGTCATTTGGTGCAAGTATATGTGCTCCCTAAACGTTTTGCGCCCTATATTTTCTCCGCCTTGCCTTGTGTGTATGCTTATAACATTCGGCCATTTCTTTTAGTTGTTGGGTGACTGAGTTTAGGCTTTACGCTGCTAGATGCCGAATATTAAAACTCGTAATAACATAGGCGAAGGAGGTTAAATAAAGGGACAATTTCCAAGTCCCCCACCGCCTTATTATAGGTCCTCTAGTAACTGAAGAAGATCTAGGACTGCTGATAAATTGGCAGAAGTACTATCTATGACAAATACGATTTAGTCGAGCAAAAGAGTTAGCCGCTCAGAACATGTTACTTTTTCAGTTACAGATTGTCGGGTCGGCTACAATCTGAACTGACATTTGTATTAAATAGTTGCAGGTGAATGGGTATCTTGTTCTGTCGGAGCTAATTTCACACCTCATATCATCACAGCCCAGGCCGGTGAGGTAAATATTAGACCCTCATAGTTGTACGTCGCAGTGTTAAGTTCAAAGATTTATCTATCTATCTATGTAGAATCCCAGTTTAGTTCTCTCAGCTCGTTTCCAGCTCAATCTGTTGTATGACCAGTTTTTCGGAGGCAAATTGTTATCCAGTTTCATTAAATCAAGTATAAGTAGTATGTTACAGAACATACAATATGGTCCCGTACAATAAGAATAGTAAATGCGTATATGATTGAAGTTTTTCTACTCATATAACACCTTTGACGAGTTTCTGTTTGTGATGGTTTAGGATGTGACGATGAAGGTCATGTCATTTTCTCAACAAGGTCCTCGAGCCATATGCATTCTGTCTGCAAATGGAGTGATTTCCAGTGTAACTCTTCGTCAGCCCAACTCTTCTGGGGGTACATTGACATATGAGGTCCTACATCTTATTCTAATTTgacattttaaaaaaatatacATTTTTTTTCTATTGCTGACCAATAGGTATGTATACTGGATCAGTTTAAATGTTCTTAACTCGATCTTCAGCTTTCTCGTACTTCATTCTTAGAATTTCCTTGTTTAGGATTCCGTTAAAATTCACTATTCTCTCAACCATTCCTTCAAGGCTCTAAAACTGCTCTCTCAACCGTATTTGTTAACAATATCTGTTTTTCGCTGATCTAGTGTCTTTACATGTTTTTTCGGTTTAAGGAATCTACTATCAAACATAGTTTGTGGTATATACATAGACATTAGAATAGATCTAATCTCACATCATCACAAAAACCAAAAACCCTTTCTGTCTTTTAATATATTTCTTACATTTTGGTGTCATAACAGGGACGTTTTGAGATACTTTCTTTAACGGGGTCATTTATGCCCTCAGAAAGTGGCGGGATTAGGAATAGATCAGGAGGGATGAGTGTTTCTTTGGCAAATTCTGACGGCCGTGTTATCGGAGGAAGTGTAGCCGGATTGCTTATTGCTTCTAGTCCTGTGCAGGTAATACTATACTCTCACGTATCGCCGTATCTGATAGTTTCGTTTATACATTGTCGACATTTCGTACACTCTTTTTAGTACCAAATTAAAGATCTTTCCCAAATCCAATTGTTCAACTAAAATATTGGTTATACACTTAACGAATATACGATATCAATGCAACTTCCAGAGAGATTTACATTTTCGCCTATTAGTCTAAGTCATCTGTGTAGAAAGTTATGTAATGCAAGTTTTATCATTCGTACCCGTTGTTCATTCTTCCTAATACCTAATAGGAGTAACAATCTTCGTAATGCCCAATACAGTCTGTTCACCATACTTGTTTCTAAGCCTTGATGACATTATCAGAAAAGCTTAATCCTCATTTTTACCGCGTTAATTTCTTTTGGCATCAGATTGTCGTAGGAAGTTTCTTAGCTGGAAACCAACATGAGCAAAACCCGAAGAAGCAAAAATCTGAATTCATCATCAGTGGCGCACCTACATCCACAGTTAACTTCTCCAATGTCGGAGTACACGAAAATTACGGGGGTCCTCACAATCACGGTTCCGCTAGCAGATACTCATCGTTCCATGAAGACACGAAGAATGGGTCAACTGACCATAATGACTCCTATCATGAAGGCTAAACCCCTAATTAAAGACCCTTGGTAAGCGACGGTGTTAATAAGAGACGCTACAACTGACCAAATTTGTGTGTCGATATCGATATCGATTAATAGAGTTTGTGTTGTGTGTATATCACATGATAGTTTGTAAAGAAACATGGATGGTcagttttaattttattattaatgtTGTTTATTCTTGATTGTTTAGGAAGTTTAGGTAGAATCTTAGTCTATAATTTATATGGTTGTGTAGTGTAGAAAATTGTAAACTTTGTATCCAAACCGCATATTGTTAGCCATGGTCACTGCTCTTCAATTCTTCATTAAATCTCTTGGAAAGACAAATTAGAAAATCTTTGAAAATATAGATACGAGTATTTTCACGACAGTAACGTCCTGAGCTACTCTTCCACGGGGTACAATGTGCATTCTTATTGTTAGTTGATACGTTATAATGTTATAAATCTTATCCCTATAGTTCATTTGGGTCAACATAATGTATTTTCAGTGAAACAGTTGGTGGTTTGACATTCGAGTGCCTGTTTAGTGTTTAGGTCACGCACTAATTGAATATTTGACTACCTGTATGCTCCACATAACTTGTATACCAAAAATGACATGCACCGCCCAAAACAGAACACTCAACGGAATATAACCACGAGGTTGTGTCTAAATTTGGAGTTTCAGAAACTTCTACTTTCTATATCTATATTAATATTACCAACTTGATGAAAGTAGACATTATAATCAATGGCAAGTGGGAGTTAGTCTTGTGTAAGACGATTTTACACTAATATAATTGTAAAACGGATCTAAACACAACTCTATTAGTAGCTAAACAAAAGTGATTTAAAGATTCCGTCTTACAATAAATTTGTGTAAAACCGCCGAACACGAATATTTGTGTTTATTTTGCTCGAACATATATGAAGGCACAGAAAAAATGTAAAATATGCATAATCAGACTATCTTGTAGATCACCCAGATGATTTGTAATTTTGTACATGATTCAAAAATGACTGATTCCTACACTTCAGTACACACTGAGACACTTTTCAATACAGTTAAATGGCTTGAACATAGAGTATATGTCAAGAAAAAAATCAGGATGAAATCGATCAAATGAGACATCGATCTGAGGACAGGAAAGGATGAAGGGAAAGGAACTCTAAAACTGGTGGAGAGACATTTGGTGACAGTggaaatacaaaactaaagaccAACATGGATAACTAACTATAAACTACTACAGAAATTACTATCAGGACTCAAACCTCAATAAACTACTACCAAAATCACCTATATTTCCCAAGTCAAACTTTTGCAATGAGTAGGGTTCAAAGACTCACTTAAGTACACCCTCCTACAAATAATATTTAGCACAACAGTAATGTTCGACGAAAGTACTATTCTTCTCTTGGAAGGACTTCCACATATTTAGGACAACGGCTCCTTAAAACCTACAATTCTATAATATTCTTCCTAACTATCTACTATCTATTTTATACTTCAGAGCAACCAAGTCAAGATAAAAACATAAATATAATATTATCCCCAGCTATTAAATTTCGATGAAAAGCTCCTTAGGTAGCCAAGTCAAT contains the following coding sequences:
- the LOC141653616 gene encoding AT-hook motif nuclear-localized protein 1-like isoform X2, whose protein sequence is MEAIKGVSSGVTVVGSDAPTDYHIAPRSDFTGAPAVGSAGAPATEANTLMGSKKKRGRPRKYGPDGPLTLALSPKPISVSGPAAVIDFSSEKRPKIKPVAAAAPPPVVKQHQPKIEAENIGEWVSCSVGANFTPHIITAQAGEDVTMKVMSFSQQGPRAICILSANGVISSVTLRQPNSSGGTLTYEGRFEILSLTGSFMPSESGGIRNRSGGMSVSLANSDGRVIGGSVAGLLIASSPVQIVVGSFLAGNQHEQNPKKQKSEFIISGAPTSTVNFSNVGVHENYGGPHNHGSASRYSSFHEDTKNGSTDHNDSYHEG
- the LOC141653616 gene encoding AT-hook motif nuclear-localized protein 1-like isoform X1 codes for the protein MEAIKGVSSGVTVVGSDAPTDYHIAPRSDFTGAPAVGSAGAPATEANTLMGSKKKRGRPRKYGPDGPLTLALSPKPISVSGPAAVIDFSSEKRPKIKPVAAAAPPPVVKQHQPKIEAENIVAGEWVSCSVGANFTPHIITAQAGEDVTMKVMSFSQQGPRAICILSANGVISSVTLRQPNSSGGTLTYEGRFEILSLTGSFMPSESGGIRNRSGGMSVSLANSDGRVIGGSVAGLLIASSPVQIVVGSFLAGNQHEQNPKKQKSEFIISGAPTSTVNFSNVGVHENYGGPHNHGSASRYSSFHEDTKNGSTDHNDSYHEG